Below is a genomic region from Raphanus sativus cultivar WK10039 chromosome 4, ASM80110v3, whole genome shotgun sequence.
ACTGATAAAAGATTTCTTGttgaaataataatttacttttttacATTATTGGAAGGGTTCCCTTATTGGAATTAGTTAAAAGTTGCAACTGCAGGGAAAATCTTTATAGCTCACCGCTAGCTCCTTTGAAAGGAGAACTAACATGGGGGCTATAATCAACTCCAAAAGATGCTAGATCAAtagattttccttttttctcgGATGCTGTCTTAACAAGTAGACCGATACCTCGAGCCCATTTCACCATACCCCCTATCAGTTCCTTTCTTTGTTCAAAAGTTATCTCCTCTGAAGCactcttcttcatctcaatCACAATTTTTCCCATTGACAACATACCGTCGACCATCCTCCAAGTATCCACCTATCgccaaaaagaaaacaaaataccaCAACCTTTAATATAAAACCGCGAGGAACATGTCCGGGTACCATATGAACGTTAATATATCGGACTATAACTTACCGATGCTCCACCGTTAGTACCATCCAATGCAGAAATAGCCCTAAAGAGTTTCTCGGATTTTTCTGGCATCTCAACCTTGATCCCCGACTCGAAGCAGGCCATGTAGTCCGCTACCTTTACAAAGAGATCTTTGAACTCTGCTGTGGCAGGACACTTACTCTCCAAAGCCCCCAAGAAAGCCGACATACCTTTGTAAGCAAAAGGCTCAAAGTCTTTGCTCATTTTTGGAAAATCCTTCAAGTAGTGGGGCAATGAGAACGTTCCTTGTGTTTCGTAAAGAGCTCTCTCAGATGGAGAAGACACATTGGTGTCATAGTCAATTCCAAATGATGATAAATCGATAGATTTTCCTTTATTCTCGGAGACCTTCTTTACGAATAGACCGATTCCTCGAGTCCATTTCACCATGGATTGaataatttcttttctttgttcaaAAGTTATTTCCTTAGAACCACTCTTCTTCATATCAACCAAACTCTTTCCCATTGACAATAAGCCATCCACTAGCGTCCATGTATCCTCCTATCGTCAAAAAGGAACGTAACAACAAAACAATTTCCAATGAGCTTGAAACATTTTTCTTTCTATTGCATTTAATACAAAAGcgcagttacaaaaaaaaaaacaaaataacacaATTTCCAGTTAAACTGAGAAAATTTTGTCTCGTACCAGCCCGAAGGCGTAGACAGGACCGGTCTAAAGGCCGTTTAGAACATCAAAGattttatataacaatttttaacTGTAGGCAAACAATTACGAAAATTTTATATGAAGtataaagataaatttttatttaaacgtagggtattatgatttttttttaaatgtcagACCAGCACTATTATTGTACTATACTAGTGTTAACGTCTAAATGAAACTTACTGATGTTCCGCCTTTAGTTCCACTAAAATCAGACATAGCCCTGAAGAGTGTCTCAGATTTTATTGACAGCTCAACTTGGAGATCTTTTGACCCGGGTGATGTTGAACTGTAACATGCCATGTAATCCTTCAGCTTTACAAAAAAATCCTTAAACTCTGTGGTCTGAGGACATTTGCCTTCCAAGTCACCCATGAAATCCATCATACCTTTGTAAGCGAAAGACTCAAAATCTTGGCCTACTTTGGGAAAGTTCTTCAAGTAAAGAGGTAATGAGAATGTCCCCTGTGTTTCATAAACAGTGCTCAATGCAATTAGTAACATTAGATATATGGCTAATGAATTTTTtgccattttttatttttgaagaagagaaatgaagatgagattattatctttttttttgtttttttttgttttggatgaTTGTCTTTTCTGTGAGAAGTGAATTATATAGATGTTTATAAAGTCTAAATTTAGCTATTAAAACGAAAAATGGTCCGATagatttctatatatttatggTCATGGAAGAATGGTAAAAGAGATTTGCTAAAGTTTCGAAGGCTATTTGCTATGATCTAGATTTACTATTATAGTTGTGGTTGTGGACACTTTCTTCCTCAAACTATATTTAGGTGGACGCAGAGGCGGACCCAGTAAGAAGGGAGTGGTGTCATCTGACACCACAAAAATGttataaactattattttagCTAAAGACCAATATGATATCTGTAGCTGAGATGGTGAATTTCTCCCCTATGAACCCACAGAAACCCGGGTTCAACACCCCCCCGACACCAATTGgcactatttttttatttaacacatTATATTGAACCCATAAATAATTAATGCTGGGTCCGCCCCTGGGTGGACGACCAGATTGATATACTATGCTTACAAATTAAAATGAACAATCAACATGCTTACACAAAATGTTCCTTATACGAGAACTACATAATTTTGTTTGCATGCAATTcataatatccaaaatattttgaaatgatatttaAGGTGGGAAATTATGGTcatatgtttttgataaaaatttaagatcgacaaaataatgaaatattaattattattattattatgataattTAGTCATGTTTTTTAgaacattattttaatatttaaatttaaatttgttagATATGTACCGAGGAATATAATTgacaaattttcattttaagaactatataaatagataatatgattttttggtCAATTgttcctcatcaaagaaaatatctatttaaaaagaaaattctttcaaacatgaagaaaataaattaaggAATAGACTGAGATATATGTGttaataatttgacaaatttttaatttaattaatataaaatatgatgaaCCATggtcttttaagaaaaaaaagatgtgGTTGACACTTTGCAGCAAAGTTTATATATcaacaaacacaaataaaaaccTGGTAATTTTATATAAAGACAAATTTGAGGAACTTTTAACCATATAAAGACAGATTTGAGGAACTTTTCTATGCATTAGAATtacttgacaaaaaaacaaaaaaaaatctgtctttatatatataataatgtaGTATGTTGAATTGAAACcaacaaataatcaaatatatttatttgacaCATCATTTGAAAACAGTTTTCTAAACCgataatttttaatcaaaaaataaaattatatggtttCAAAAGGTTAAAGATTATGGTTATTTATGTAGGTTGAAAATTGTATAAATAATAGTAACATAAAAAGCAGTTATGGAGATTATATGATAAAAGCAGTTATAGATAACTTAAATCACCTGCTCATGGAGGAAAGCGTATAGTGGGGGAATCCTCAAAGGACCCGACGAACCCAAGTCAACTAAAGAGAGCAAACCGAAGGACTTCGGACGCTGCAGGCCCGGTTTTGAACCCTGCTATACAATTAATTCCAGCAATAAGGAGAGGTCAACAAGGAACTCGAGAGGGAACAGTTCAGCAAACCTTACCAAGACAACCAGAGGAGCCGACAGAAGCTGCAGAGAGCGCTCCACTCCCATCAACTACCAGAGCTACACCTGCACCGAATAAGAAACAGGATTTTCGGTCAGGTCCAAACTGGGTTCCTTAGGCTTTCTAAGCTGGAACTGCTGTGGGTTAGGGAATCGCATTACAGTCCGACGCCTAAAAGAGTTACAAAGGAAAAACTCACCTGATGTAACTTTCCTCATGGAAACAAAAAATCCCACAGACTATGTGTTGAAGGAGCTGCACTGGTTCCAAGATTACAATCACATAGCTGTTGAGCCACACAGCCCTGGAGGAGGGGGCCTCTTCCTTGCCTGGAAAAAAGATGTAGATCTCACTGTTAATCAGACATCACAAAACTTCATCGATACTACTATAGTCTACAAAGGTATCTCTTTCCACGCAACGTTTGTGTATGGAGAACCAGATAGCTCTAAACGACTACAAGTGTGGAACACTATATCTAATCTTCGACCGGAAAATGGAGGAGCATGGTTCCTCACTGGAGATTTTAACGAAATCATAGATAACAGCGAAAAGTGTGGAGGACCGGACAGGGCTGAAGGAACATTTGGAGCTTTTCGCTCTTTCTTATCACAAAACGACCTATTTGATCTAAAGCATTCAGGAAGTTTTCTTTCATGGAGGGGGAAGAGACATACACACCTGGTTCTATGCAGGCTGGACCGAGCACTTAGCAACAGCGACTGGGCAGATCTCTTCCCGGCGTGTAGGAGCCAGTACCTGAAGTACAAAGGATCTGACCACAGACCACTTCTGTCTTTCCTGGATACTGCAAAGAAGAAGGGTGCTAAGATCTTCAGATTTGATAGACGTTTAAACGATAACTTGGAGATAAAGAAGTTAGTCTCTGAAGTGTGGAGCAGTAACGAGTACCTGACAGTAGAGGAACGTCTATCTTTGTGTCGTCAGGCGATCTGTAAGTGGTGTAAAACTTTCTACGAGAACAGTCAAAAGATATTGGAAGACACACGTAAAAGACTCGATGCTGCCTTGTCAGACCTCCAGCCAGATGACTCCCTAATCCTCAAGCTCAACTCTGAACTTCTCCAAATTTACAAAGCAGAGGAACACTTCTGGAAGCAAAGAAGCAAGCAGTTATGGTTATGTTTGGGAGATTCCAACACGGGTTACTTCCATGCGGTTGCACAAGGAAGAAAGACAAGAAACAGATTCTCAGTGCTGGAAGATAAGGATGGGTTACCTTTCTACGAGGAAGAGCAGATAGCAAACATCGTTTCCTCTTACTATGAAGAGCTGTTTAAATCCTCAGGGGACCATGGGAACCAGACTGTATCCAAAGCTATCAGACCATGTATCACACAGGAACAGAATGAGAGGTTAATCGCAATACCGTAAGCAAAGGAAATCAAAGAGGCTACCTTCTCGATACATGGAGAGAAAGCGCCAGGACCAGATGGGTTCCCGACAAGTTTCTATCACGCAAACTGGGACACGATTGGACCGGCTGTAGTCTTGGAAATCCAAAGCTTCTTCACATCAGGGTACCTCGCACAGTCAATTAACAAGACTCATGTCAGGTTAATTCCAAAATGTCTAGGAGCTAAGACAGTAGAGGAATACAGACCGATTGCACTATGTAATATTTATTACAAGATCATCTCCAAGCTTATCTCCATTAGACTGAAGACAGTCCTTGGAGATATTATCTCAGAAAACCAGTCTGCGTTCATCTCGGGGAGAGCAATAGCTGATAATATTCTCATCACACATGAGATTTTACACTTCCTAAAGACATCTAAAGCGGAAGTAAAGTGCACAATGGCAGTAAAAACGGACATGTCAAAATCCTATGACAGAATCGAATGGCAATTCATATCAGATGTGTTGACCCGTCTAGGTTTTCATGCTACCCTAATCAGCTGGATTATGCAATGCCTATCTACAGTCTCCTACTCCTACCTTATAAATGAGGCAGTGTATGGGGATGTTTTACCTGCTAGAGGAATAAGGCAAGGCGACCCGTTATCCCCCTAtgtgttcatcctctgcagcgAGGTGTTGTCAGGGCTGTGCAAAGAAGCAGGTAGAAGAGGTATACTCCAAGGAGTACAAGTAGCCCGAGGATGCCCAAGGATAAACCATCTGCTTTTTGCAGACGACACTATGTTTTTCTGTCTTGCATCCCAAACAAGCTGTGAAACCCTGCTGATGATACTGAAGGAGTATGAGGAAGCTTCAGGACAGATGATCAACAAGAATAAATCGGCTATTACTTTCTCAAGTAAAACTCCACCTGCAGTCAAGGAAAGCGCACAATCAAAACTGGGAATCACAAAAGAAGGGGGTTTAGGCAAGTATCTTGGGCTACCAGAACATTTtgggagaaggaagaaggattTATTTACCTCTATAGTGGATAGGATCCGACAGAAAGCAGTAAGCTGGTCGACAAGGAGGCTTTCAAAAGCTGGAAAGCTCACTATGTTGAAGGCCGTCCTTAGCGCTATACCGACGTACTCGATGTCATGTTTCCAGCTACCTGTAAGTCTATGCAAAAGAATACAATCAGTCCTTACAAGAATCTGGTAGGATGAGGTCGAAGGAGAAAAGAAGATCTGCTGGGTTGCTTGGGATCAACTAACTAAACCTAAGGCACTAGGAGGTCTCGGTCTCAGAGATATTCAGCTCTTTAACCAAGCTCTTCTAGCAAAGCTAGCATGGCGAATCATCACTGTACCAGAGAGTCTCTTTGCTCGAATTATAAAAGGGAAGTACTGCCACAACAAAGGTTTTCTAGAGGTTGAAGCATCGCAAAGCTGCTCCCACGGATGGAGAAGCATACTCCATGGGAGAGATCTCCTAAGAGAGAACCTAGGAAACTCTATAGGTAACGGGCAAACTACACGAGTCTGGAAGGATTCCTGGATCTCAATGGACAAAGTGCTAAAGCCTATGGGACCTATCAACGAAGCGGCAATAGATCTAACAGTGGCAGATTTATTAACTTCAGACTTAAAGTGGAATAAGCAGAGGATCGACGAGTTATTACCTGATTTGGCAACCCAGATACAATGCATAAAACCAAGCACTACAGGAGCGGAGGACTCCTTTATTTGGCATCCCACTATGTCAGGCATCTATACCACAAAGTCAGGTTACTTTGCGGCTTGTGACTTCCTGCAGCAAACAGAACACACAAGATTAGAAGGAGACTTCAGTTGGATCAGAGACGTTTGGGCAGGGAAATTCTCACCAAAAATGAAGACGTTCCTCTGGTCCATACTACGAAAAGCTATTCCGCTTGGAGCAAACCTACAAAAAAGAGGAGTTGTGTCAGCAATAGCCTGTGTGAGATGTAATGAAATAGAGACTGAGGTCCACTATTTCTTCACATGCCCGTATGCAAGACAAGTTTGGGAAGTCGTTCCTATAAACAAAGCAGTTCACCTAGCTGCCAGCGACAAATTTGAGGATGTGGTGGTAAAGTTCAGGAAGGTAGTCTGCCTTCCTCCCTCAGGTATCACTCTCAACATCCTCCCATGGATAGTTTGGTCGCTCTGGAAGGCTCGCAATTCCCTTATCTTCGAAGGACGCCTCGAATCCACCGGAGAAACAGTATTAAGAGGCATCAAGTTAGCCAGAGAGTGGTCTATTTCACAAGCACAAGGTACAGAGAAGAACAACTTACCAAAGGACCTGCTTAATAGATCGCGAGAACAGACAAGCCTCCCAATCGCAGAAGGAAATCGAGTGGTTTGCACGACGGATGCGGCTTGGAACAAGGACAGTTTAACAGCGGGTCTTGCTTGGATTTTCACCGGCGCAGGAATCAGAACCCCCATCAATGGATCGGTGGTGGAAAGACCGATCGGATCACCGTTGATAGCAGAAGCATCCGCCATCAGATCAGCGCTCTGCATGGCGATATCCCTGGAGTTCACTTCTCTGGATGTGTTCTCCGACAATCAAACGCTCATTCGAGCAATCTCCGGCATCACTCAGGCTAAGGAAGTCATCGGCATTGTGAAAGACATTTGTTCGATCTCTACTGAGTTtgcatcaatctccttttcgtTTTTCTCTCGTACTCTCAATGCTAAGGCAGACGCCCTAGCAAAAGAGACCCTTCGATTTTCGTCTACTCTGTAACAAACTTAATGGGTTTGGGCCTTTACAGGCtcattctttattttcttttatctttaatGAAAGCctttcagtgacaaaaaaaaaagataacttaAAACACGTTTGTTTTCAAgattgagtaatagaatagatgtTTGATGCCACAAAAAACACGTTTGCTTTcaaaacaattaattaaataaattagatGCTAATCCATCAGTTAAAAGattgggtatattttttgtttattgttttatgaaaaagtttaatttttatatttgatttttttgtaatcatatttatgtttaatattaatttaatttgatataataatcccttaaataaataaaatacataataaaagtaacatttatcaatagattatgtttctattttaataaaataaattattcaaaattttgaatgatACAGAATTGTCAGTtgacttctgttttattttgttacattattcaaataaccaaataacGAACATGTGCGTACATAAAACATTAGATTAATGAAATCattcagttgacaaaaaaaaaaaaaaaaaaaaacattaacacAAAACTCAGTGTAAACTGTTGTTCCAATCTTTGGTCACATTCCAGTAAAAGTGAACATTAACTTGTTAGATTCATAAATCGATAACAATACCCCGAACCGCTTGTCGTAGCCCTTTATGTCCTAATGCATTTGGTGATGGTGGATGTGTTAGCTGAACATTATGTGGAACCCGCATCTCCGATGAATGCCCTGTGATGCACATCGATCCTGACCCGTCTTGTTGCCAGTAGACTTCAACCATTACTCCACTTGGATTCTCTGCGTTTTCTGTGTCAGGGATCCCAACAAATCTGGCTCCCACGGGTATCTGTACATTGACCATATAACTTATTAGCATTCCTCaactatttttcattttgaacTAATAAAATgtagtatataatatacatgTGTAGTTGGATATACCTCTAGTGAGATGCCAGATTCTAACTCGAGAGTAACCATGGTTCCTTCAACGGTTGCACTTTCCAGTTCAGCTCGTCTAGCTATGTTCAGAAACACTTCTTCAAGAGTTGCAAGCCCGAGCTGTATGTCTGAGATTCCAAACTCAGATTCTCTGTTTTCTAGCTCCTCGAAAAACCCCTATTTGTGGAGAAAAGGATGATGAATATCATAGGTAGATGAAGACGATGATATCATATATTAGAGCTTTTTTTCTGATACATCCTTACCGTAAGAAGTTTCTCTTTGTCGTGGGGGATAACAAAAGTCATGAAAGCCTTGTTTTCATCTGCTGGCTCAACTTTCAAATGCTGCATATAATCATTCTTCTTTAGGTcaaaaataaatcttatttaGGTCAAATCGGCCATATTAAAAAACGTTTGAGTGTGTATGCGTGCCTCGTTAAAGAATCTCTTCACTGGCTCATGCAAATCTCCAGAAGCATTGCTATTGTCCTTTTTGCTTTCAATGAAGCTAACGGTAGCAACAAAACCAGTTCCGAAGCGAGATTTTAACCTGATTGAGGTACCAATGCAGCGGAGCCTGCCCTTAGCCATGATCCCTATTCGGTCGCTTAAAATATCAGCTTCTTCCATGGAATGCGTGGTCAGTATGATGGCACGGCCTTTCTTTGAATCTTGTATAATGTCCCACACATGTCTCCTCGTGATAGGGTCCATGCCAGTTGTCTACAATCCGTATATAAGTACACCATCTTAAATCAATTTGTATGTatagataattaataaacaCATTAAAAGAGGAGTTAGCATGTGACATGCCGGTTCATCTAGGAAGACCAGCTTGGGATCACCAATGAGTGCAACTGCAACACTGAGTCGGCGCTTCATCCCACCACTGTAGCTTCCTGCTCTAACTTTGGCCGCTCCTGTCAGTTTTACATCGGCCAGTAACTTCTCAGCGGTCTGTAAAAAAACAAGTTAGTAAAAGACATGTAAAGAAGTGTGCATAAATTTTCAATTCAATCACTAGACATCCCAGCAACATTTTGAGATGATATTCAGGTGACATAGTACCGAGTTGATAGATGCAGGCGGCAACCCTTTGATGCTAGCAAAGAGGTGGAGGTGTTCTTCACTTGATAAAGCATCCCAAAGGATATCAAACTGTAAGAAAAAAGACATGAAACACATTTACGCTGAACAATTACACTATTGTCGAAGAAGCTCCGTTGTTATTAATTAAGTAAACTGAAACTTATCTACCTGAGGACACACTCCTATCATTTTACGAATGTTCGACATACCAACAGAGCTTCTTACGGAATCTCCATATATAAGAGCTGTtttaattcaaatcaaattGATCTTTGTTAATTATTAGAATGGttaaaataagttttggaaACTAGCTTCTTGTCATGCAGATCCTTACCATCCCCACCAGTAATTGGATTTATGCCAGTCAAACAGCTGATAGAAGTTGTCTTCCCTGCACCATTGGGTCCAAGAAGACAAAACAACTGGTCTTTGGCTATATTCAtccataaaccctaaacatattCCATGATCtattttagccaaaaaaaaacgaatggAACTGTTGCTGTAAATTACATTTTCATGTAAGTTGCTGTAAATTACATTTTCATGTAAGAAACGATAAGGGACAATGATCATATTAGGCTTTGTGCAATAGTCAtgacatataatataaaacccACTAACTTTGTCAACAAGAACGATTACCTTTACAGCATGAAAAGGAGATGTTTTGGTGCATTTACAACAACCAAGTTTTGTAGTTCCTGGATATGTCTTAGCAAGACCATGAATCTGAACTGCAATGCTAGGATCGACTATTCCATCCATTGCTTGTTGCTTAACTAGTGTCTCCTCTTCAAGCACATCCTCGTCCTCTGGCGCTACATGCTCAACGGGTGGAACTGAACCAATACAGCTAAAAATGCTGCCTTCTGTAAAGTGTATATAGGAGCATGATTGGGGTTTATATTTTCCAACAAAGTAAACGACTGCTCAGGAGACCTATGAGGAGACAATACCTTCCACTTTATTGCCTCCTTTACCAGTCCAGTAACCAGGTGTTAAAAAATAGAAGATGGGTTTTCTTACACCGGACGCGTTGGGAATGATATTGTCAAAGTAGATGGCGAGAACAAACCAGAAAAGGAATGTCCCAACTTGCCACTGGTAGATAATATCCTACAAAAAGATTTTCAAGTAGtggtttgagaaaaaaaaagagttaagaAAGTATTTAATGAATGTCCGTCCACATACAATTGAAAGTACACAAGTTGACATGCCCCCTTCGCATACAGCTCTTTCACTCCAGCTAATTCCAGAACTTGCTGGAGTTGAAGTTGCATCAAGAAGAAGCTTAAGTCCCGCAGAAAAAGTGTTGGGTGGGAAGAGTGACCAAATCGCCCGGCGAGAAGCAGGATAAGCGTTGGAGTAAGGGAATCCAGTAGCTGATACAATCTGAGCATTTAGAAATGGTAACTAGTAAGAAGAAGTCGTACACGATTTGAGGAACTAGGTTAAAGCTAAGAGAATCAAACCTGTGTGATAAAGCCAATGAGAAACACAAGGAAACCAACTGTTGTAGCTGAAGATGATTTGCTAATGAAAGATGATAGCACGAACGCTAGGCCAATCTAGTAACACAAAGGATAGATAAGTTTTAAGTGATAACCCAGAAATAATCAATGGAAAATAATTAAGAATGATGAGGATCTTTAATTACCATATTAAACTGAAAAAGTAAGAAAAGTAGGAAGACAAcaaaaaaactgtttttcaaGAAAAAGGCGAATCGGAACATCATTCCAAAGAGGACTAAGAAGAGTGATGATACAAATGTAAGGAGTCCTTCCCATGTGAGCCATGATAACCAATAAGCTGTATCAAAAACTCCCATCATTGTCATGGCCTGACGAAGTTTTAGCTCTTTCTCCGTAACAAGAGAACCGAGCTGGAGAACAAAGCCAAACATGGAGAAGGCAAGAAAAAAGATTGGTCCCATTACTTTGAGTGCAGAGATAGCTTCAGCTATAATAGCTGGCCGTGCAAATTCTTTAAATCCAAAACCCCAGCCAAACTTTGGATCTGAAATagtgaaaatacaaaaaaaaaaaagtcaaaaagaaGACATGTACATTTATGGATTTCCAActaaaaagtaattaaaaactaattgaTGATAAGTGAATTTGTAGACATTTCAACTTATTAGTACTAGTTATGagtttttcaattttcaatatGATACTTTGTCTCTAAGCTCAAAGATTTCAAGATGGTACCTCCAATTAAAGACCTCGCAATCTCACGCTCTGCAGCTATTTGAAGAGGAACAAGGAACTTAAAAGTTGGATCTTCAACACGACCACGTTTTTTCTCCGATGAGGAATTTGTCTGAACTCCATAGCTGATTATTGTAGCATTCCTTTCCACAAAATGCAAAGCTCCTGGGACTTGCAAAGGATGTGACATAAACCATGCATCGACCTCCTCAGGTGCTTTGAATGATTGAACCTgagaaaaacacacacacacacatacacaagaGAAACATTTCAGCACCTTTATTaagttaaaactaaaaataaccaAACATAATAAGAACCTAACCTTGTTGGTCGGAATTGGTCTCCCCGGATTGTTAGCCATGATTGCAGAGACGATGTCAGTCACACGACGGCTATCGTTACCACTCCATAAGAAGTCGTAGCAAGGAAGCTTCACGAAGAACTTATCCTCACAAGGAAGAATAGGCGGCGAAAACAGAAGCGTGGGATCGGTTACGTTCTTGTAGGCACTTGAGGATGCTTCGCTCGCCTTCATAGCTTCCTCGATACAGAATATGACAAGGATGAAGAAGAATGATGAGAAAAGCTGAAGACACGTAGATCTCATGTTCCTCCATGATAGCAGCAGGTTCTTCTTAAACAACGCCGTGAACTGCTGATACAGAAGCGGTAAACCTTGTTGCAAAACCattatcaagattttttttggttagttttcaaaaaacatAATATGAGAAACGTTTTCTCTTCTGTTAATTCTATACCTATTCTATATCTAAGAATACGTAAGGTAACAtctaaaaaaaaggtttacggaCATGCGATCTTTTCTTTCCAATTTTTAAGGTCCACGTTAAACTATGTTTATTTCACATATGACCTATTTTGGGCAGttctatttgtttatttttttccttataaTTGATTATATATTGTGATCTTTCATCTTCAATTTTTAAGGGTTTGACTATTCTCCCacgttttttctttcttcattgATGGCTGATCCTAGTCCCGCAAGTTTTGGGACGCAGGCAAATGCGTTACTCAGGAAAAACTTAACGTACCAGGTCGGTTTTCTCTGATAATTATTAGGCGGTCCTGAAATTTTTAAAGGTTATAGGTAATTAGTAttagttcttctttttttcacaaatttggAAACGTATGTGCAGGACTACCCTGGTTATTATCCCCTAATTGTTATGTAAAACtatcttttttattaaactCATGGAAATTGAACTGCAGAGGAAACATATATGGACGAATGTTAGGCTCATCCTAGTTCCACTCTTCCTCTGCTTAATTCTCCTAGCGATTCAGCATGTGATGGATGCGCTCATGAAGAGTGTCTCTGATATGGCTGGTGACTGTAAAAGTAACCCTAATTTATCTGGTG
It encodes:
- the LOC108848644 gene encoding uncharacterized protein LOC108848644, which encodes MAKNSLAIYLMLLIALSTVYETQGTFSLPLYLKNFPKVGQDFESFAYKGMMDFMGDLEGKCPQTTEFKDFFVKLKDYMACYSSTSPGSKDLQVELSIKSETLFRAMSDFSGTKGGTSEDTWTLVDGLLSMGKSLVDMKKSGSKEITFEQRKEIIQSMVKWTRGIGLFVKKVSENKGKSIDLSSFGIDYDTNVSSPSERALYETQGTFSLPHYLKDFPKMSKDFEPFAYKGMSAFLGALESKCPATAEFKDLFVKVADYMACFESGIKVEMPEKSEKLFRAISALDGTNGGASVDTWRMVDGMLSMGKIVIEMKKSASEEITFEQRKELIGGMVKWARGIGLLVKTASEKKGKSIDLASFGVDYSPHVSSPFKGASGEL
- the LOC108849879 gene encoding ABC transporter A family member 11 — its product is MVLQQGLPLLYQQFTALFKKNLLLSWRNMRSTCLQLFSSFFFILVIFCIEEAMKASEASSSAYKNVTDPTLLFSPPILPCEDKFFVKLPCYDFLWSGNDSRRVTDIVSAIMANNPGRPIPTNKVQSFKAPEEVDAWFMSHPLQVPGALHFVERNATIISYGVQTNSSSEKKRGRVEDPTFKFLVPLQIAAEREIARSLIGDPKFGWGFGFKEFARPAIIAEAISALKVMGPIFFLAFSMFGFVLQLGSLVTEKELKLRQAMTMMGVFDTAYWLSWLTWEGLLTFVSSLFLVLFGMMFRFAFFLKNSFFVVFLLFLLFQFNMIGLAFVLSSFISKSSSATTVGFLVFLIGFITQIVSATGFPYSNAYPASRRAIWSLFPPNTFSAGLKLLLDATSTPASSGISWSERAVCEGGMSTCVLSIDIIYQWQVGTFLFWFVLAIYFDNIIPNASGVRKPIFYFLTPGYWTGKGGNKVEEGSIFSCIGSVPPVEHVAPEDEDVLEEETLVKQQAMDGIVDPSIAVQIHGLAKTYPGTTKLGCCKCTKTSPFHAVKGLWMNIAKDQLFCLLGPNGAGKTTSISCLTGINPITGGDALIYGDSVRSSVGMSNIRKMIGVCPQFDILWDALSSEEHLHLFASIKGLPPASINSTAEKLLADVKLTGAAKVRAGSYSGGMKRRLSVAVALIGDPKLVFLDEPTTGMDPITRRHVWDIIQDSKKGRAIILTTHSMEEADILSDRIGIMAKGRLRCIGTSIRLKSRFGTGFVATVSFIESKKDNSNASGDLHEPVKRFFNEHLKVEPADENKAFMTFVIPHDKEKLLTGFFEELENRESEFGISDIQLGLATLEEVFLNIARRAELESATVEGTMVTLELESGISLEIPVGARFVGIPDTENAENPSGVMVEVYWQQDGSGSMCITGHSSEMRVPHNVQLTHPPSPNALGHKGLRQAVRGIVIDL